A window of the Streptomyces sp. NBC_01351 genome harbors these coding sequences:
- a CDS encoding rhomboid family intramembrane serine protease, which translates to MDTDRLPRCYRHPDRDTGISCTRCERPICPECMISASVGFQCPECVRDGSGTGHRPTANAPRNLAGGVVAGDPQLVTKILIAVNFAVFLVGLIAPAVVINLELLGRYREFPGGPIEGVSTGQYHRLLTSVFLHVEWWHIVGNMIGLWFIGGPLEAALGRARYLAVYLLSGLGASALVYLLSPPNTPTLGASGAVFGLLGATVVLARRLRYEMRPVIVMVVLMLVLTFVPLGGALSVSWQAHVGGLITGALLGLGMLWPTTGRNRTLVQWATCAVVFLLAVAVILLRTAELT; encoded by the coding sequence ATGGACACCGACCGCCTGCCGCGCTGCTACCGCCACCCGGACCGCGACACGGGAATCAGCTGCACCCGCTGCGAGCGTCCCATCTGCCCCGAGTGCATGATCAGCGCCTCGGTCGGCTTCCAGTGCCCCGAATGCGTCCGCGACGGCTCCGGCACCGGGCACCGCCCCACCGCGAACGCGCCGCGCAACCTTGCGGGCGGGGTCGTCGCCGGTGACCCCCAGCTGGTCACCAAGATCCTGATCGCGGTCAACTTCGCGGTGTTCCTCGTGGGGCTGATCGCCCCGGCCGTCGTCATCAACCTGGAGCTGCTCGGCCGCTACCGCGAATTCCCCGGCGGCCCCATCGAGGGCGTGTCCACCGGCCAGTACCACCGGCTGCTGACCTCGGTGTTCTTGCACGTCGAGTGGTGGCACATCGTCGGCAACATGATCGGCCTGTGGTTCATCGGCGGCCCGCTGGAAGCGGCCCTGGGCCGGGCCCGCTACCTCGCCGTCTACCTGCTCTCGGGCCTCGGCGCCAGCGCCCTCGTCTACCTGCTGTCCCCGCCGAACACCCCGACCCTCGGCGCGTCCGGCGCCGTCTTCGGCCTGCTCGGCGCCACCGTCGTCCTGGCGCGCCGGCTGCGCTACGAGATGCGGCCGGTGATCGTCATGGTCGTACTGATGCTGGTGCTGACCTTCGTACCCCTCGGCGGCGCGCTGTCCGTGTCCTGGCAGGCCCATGTCGGCGGCCTGATCACCGGAGCACTGCTGGGCCTGGGCATGCTGTGGCCCACCACCGGCAGGAATCGCACACTGGTCCAGTGGGCAACCTGCGCGGTGGTATTCCTGCTGGCCGTGGCGGTGATCCTGCTCCGGACGGCGGAACTCACCTGA